One genomic region from Nocardia vinacea encodes:
- a CDS encoding polyketide cyclase / dehydrase and lipid transport — translation MSSIQVADQTFVAAPGAAVAEILAGENNWRRWWPDLTLGVREDRADKGIRWSVTGALTGTMEVWLEPALDGVILHYFLHAEPKAPTRDLAAANRACRVAGKNMSFEIKARLETGRAAGVAPAHAAPTAR, via the coding sequence GTGAGCAGTATTCAGGTCGCTGATCAGACGTTTGTTGCCGCCCCCGGGGCCGCGGTCGCCGAGATCCTGGCCGGGGAGAACAATTGGCGCCGCTGGTGGCCCGATCTGACCCTCGGCGTCCGGGAAGACCGGGCCGACAAGGGTATTCGCTGGTCGGTCACCGGTGCGCTGACCGGAACCATGGAGGTATGGCTGGAGCCCGCGCTCGACGGGGTGATCCTGCACTACTTCCTGCACGCCGAACCGAAGGCGCCGACACGGGATCTGGCCGCCGCCAATCGGGCGTGCAGGGTGGCGGGCAAGAATATGTCGTTCGAGATCAAGGCCAGGCTGGAGACGGGCCGCGCGGCCGGTGTCGCACCGGCACACGCCGCACCGACCGCCCGCTGA